A single region of the Ornithorhynchus anatinus isolate Pmale09 chromosome 6, mOrnAna1.pri.v4, whole genome shotgun sequence genome encodes:
- the FAM13A gene encoding protein FAM13A produces MGRAREITTPVEAARASPPWQGEAADEARSPPRAGGLLGQLRDDHGDPLPSPRSLACGHGRRFLDDPDAPPSPPSSHSFVRRRSWSVGSCEDLREDPSPAQLTRRIQGLKEKIRRFEDQFEEERKYRPAHSDKAAHPDVLRWTHELAKCRKQLKDSRLRLSEEDWAPAPMRRRSHTLPRSFGSQLERTAAGTAGTAGEGTARGPEAADGPGRPAPGPALSPLRTPPRDATGRSRDAQDVSRKQTAAEKATLRRGPLCSEGVLGRPGTETERPPPRPPSDRYRGVKRISPRPDPVPVLGSPAGKPRSPLLQPIIEGETAFFFKETEEEEAEEEEGEEEEEEEEEEEESKETPEVTVPATPDRPEGRVDDGVPAADERASPRGGGRDRRLSNLHAAPVYATDGAPPHGAGPELLEQLQEAREEKRRVRKKLRDFEDLFFRRNGRTVQREDRGPAGRDYDRYKHLKAELKLLEALVTKRGLGAQGP; encoded by the exons ATGGGCCGTGCTCGAGAAATAACCACCCCCGTCG AGGCCGCCCGGGCGTCGCCGCCGTGGCAGGGGGAGGCGGCGGACGAGGCTCggtcccccccccgggccgggggtctGCTGGGCCAGCTGCGGGACGACCACGGCGACCCCCTGCCGTCCCCCCGCTCCCTGGCCTGCGGGCACGGCCGGCGCTTCCTCGACGACCCCGacgcccctccctcgccccccagctCGCACTCCTTCgtgag GCGGCGGAGTTGGTCGGTGGGCTCGTGCGAAGACCTGCGGGAGGACCCGTCGCCCGCCCAGCTGACCCGCAGGATCCAGGGCCTCAAGGAGAAGATCAGACGGTTCGAGGACCAGTTCGAGGAAGAGCGGAAATACAGG CCGGCCCACAGCGACAAGGCGGCCCACCCCGACGTCCTCCGCTGGACCCACGAGCTCGCCAAGTGCCGGAAGCAGCTGAAAG ACTCCAGGCTGCGGCTGTCGGAGGAGGACTGGGCCCCGGCCCCGATGCGTCGGCGCAGCCACACGCTCCCCCGGAGCTTCGGGTCGCAGCTGGAGCGGACGGCGGCCGGGACGGCCGGGACGGCGGGGGAGGGCACGGCCCGGGGGCCCGAGGCGGCGgacgggcccggccggccggctccggggcccgccctctccccgctccggacGCCGCCGCGGGACGCGACCGGCCGTTCCCGGGATGCCCAG GACGTGAGCCGGAAGCAGACGGCGGCAGAGAAGGCGACTCTCCGGAGAGGCCCGCTGTGCTCCGAGGGCGTCCTGGGCCGGCCG GGGACGGAGACGGAGCGTCCGCCCCCGAGGCCGCCGAGCGACCGTTACCGCGGAGTCAAGCGCATCTCGCCCCGGCCCGACCCCGTCCCGGTCCTG GGGTCTCCCGCCGGCAAGCCCAGAAGCCCCCTGCTGCAGCCCATCATCGAAGGGGAAACGGCTTTCTTCTTCAAGGAGACGGAG gaggaggaagcggaggaggaggagggcgaggaggaggaggaggaggaggaggaggaagaggagagcaagGAGACCCCGGAGGTCACCGTCCCCGCGACCCCGGACCGGCCGGAGGGCCGGGTGGACGACGGGGTCCCCGCTGCGGACGAGAGGGCGTCCCCGAGAGGCGGCGGCCGGGACCGGCGCCTGTCCAACCTGCACGCGGCCCCCGTGTACGCCACCGACGGGGCCCCCCCGCACGGTGCCGG gcccgagctcctggAACAGCTGCAGGAAGCgcgagaagagaagaggagggtccGGAAGAAACTGCGAGACTTCGAGGATCTCTTCTTCAGACGGAACGGAAG GACGGTCCAGAGGGAGGACCGCGGCCCCGCGGGCCGGGACTATGACCGCTACAAGCACCTCAAGGCCGAGCTCAAGCTGCTGGAGGCCCTCGTCACCAAGAGAGGCCTGGGAGCCCAGGGCCCGTGA